The following proteins are co-located in the Manduca sexta isolate Smith_Timp_Sample1 unplaced genomic scaffold, JHU_Msex_v1.0 HiC_scaffold_63, whole genome shotgun sequence genome:
- the LOC119193528 gene encoding LOW QUALITY PROTEIN: ubiquitin-related modifier 1-like (The sequence of the model RefSeq protein was modified relative to this genomic sequence to represent the inferred CDS: deleted 2 bases in 1 codon), with product MLQKTGKYYSFSELRLYAQCDGMPALKINVHFGGGAELLFDKIKKREVELPAVDKYLPECEKKGWTIRELLVWIKENLLRERPELFLQGESVRPGILVLINDTDWELYGELDYELQPSDTITFISTLHGG from the exons ATGTTGCAAAAAACGGGAAAATATTATTCCTTTTCAGAGCTTCGATTGTATGCGCAATGCGATGG caTGCCAGCGTTAAAGATAAATGTACACTTCGGAGGCGGTGCTGAGCTTCTTTTCGATAAGATAAAGAAGCGTGAAGTAGAA CTGCCTGCCGTGGACAAATATTTACCCGAATGTGAGAAGAAGGGTTGGACTATAAGGGAACTTCTTGTGTGGatcaaagaaaatttattgcGAGAGAGACCGGAGTTGTTTTTACAG GGGGAGTCAGTTCGTCCTGGTATACTGGTGCTGATCAACGACACAGATTGGGAGCTTTATGGAGAGCTGGACTACGAGTTGCAGCCGTCAGACACCATCACGTTCATATCCACTTTACATGGCGGATGA